The proteins below are encoded in one region of Danio rerio strain Tuebingen ecotype United States chromosome 12, GRCz12tu, whole genome shotgun sequence:
- the bricd5 gene encoding BRICHOS domain-containing protein 5 isoform X1 — MVRCWKHSEAALEEPQRMQCDPTSSSRVPHKVLWLSLAVMLLIVIIALGVTAHLGLQHRTQSSMQVFRIPDHTSDLISQSTVIDKNNNVVTYSVTSHVNHSSTVIFDLRHGLVCYKPDNQDSCFLRRMESWDFENMQSQLNESEQLVKRLQPVEFAVIVLQLKCFVVRQVWVVGNQTEKHTEFLGVMPGSRVEASSLQEPLQSLCEQASVYWTRRSEGPGKQRLIYFCIDICFPSNICVSVCFYYLPE; from the exons ATGGTGAGGTGCTGGAAGCATTCTGAAGCCGCTCTGGAGGAGCCACAGCGCATG CAGTGTGATCCCACGAGCTCCTCCAGGGTTCCTCACAAAGTGCTGTGGTTGAGTCTGGCTGTCATGCTGCTCATTGTTATCATTGCTCTTGGTGTCACAGCACATCTAGGGCTTCAGCACAGGACACAA TCTTCAATGCAGGTCTTCAGAATCCCTGACCACACAAGTGACTTGATCAGTCAGTCCACTGTTATCGACAAGAATAACAACGTAGTGACCTATTCTGTGACTTCTCATGTCAACCACAGCTCCACGGTCATTTTTGACCTGAGACAT GGCTTGGTTTGCTATAAACCTGACAACCAGGACAGCTGCTTTCTTCGCCGGATGGAGAGCTGGGATTTTGAGAACATGCAGTCTCAACTGAACGAGTCAGAGCAGCTGGTAAAAAGACTTCAGCCTGTTGAGTTTGCTGTAATTGTGCTTCAGCTGAAGTGTTTTGTG GTCCGTCAGGTCTGGGTGGTGGGAAATCAGACTGAAAAACATACTGAGTTTTTGGGAGTGATGCCTGGCAGTCGTGTCGAAGCTTCAAGTCTTCAAGAACCTCTTCAGTCGCTCTGTGAACAGGCCTCTGTCTACTGGACTAGAAGATCTGAAG GTCCCGGAAAACAAAGACTTATTTACTTCTGCATCGACATCTGCTTCCCCAGCAACATTTGCGTTTCCGTGTGTTTCTACTACTTGCCAGAGTGA
- the bricd5 gene encoding BRICHOS domain-containing protein 5 (The RefSeq protein has 1 substitution compared to this genomic sequence), giving the protein MVRCWKHSEAALEEPQRMQCDPTSSSRVPHKVLWLSLAVMLLIVIIALGVTAHLGLQHRTQSSMQVFRIPDHTSDLISQSTVIDKNNNVVTYSVTSHVNHSSTVIFDLRHGLVCYKPDNQDSCFLRRMESWDFENMQSQLNESEQLVRQVWVVGNQTEKHTEFLGVMPGSRVEASSLQEPLQSLCEQASVYWTRKSEGPGKQRLIYFCIDICFPSNICVSVCFYYLPE; this is encoded by the exons ATGGTGAGGTGCTGGAAGCATTCTGAAGCCGCTCTGGAGGAGCCACAGCGCATG CAGTGTGATCCCACGAGCTCCTCCAGGGTTCCTCACAAAGTGCTGTGGTTGAGTCTGGCTGTCATGCTGCTCATTGTTATCATTGCTCTTGGTGTCACAGCACATCTAGGGCTTCAGCACAGGACACAA TCTTCAATGCAGGTCTTCAGAATCCCTGACCACACAAGTGACTTGATCAGTCAGTCCACTGTTATCGACAAGAATAACAACGTAGTGACCTATTCTGTGACTTCTCATGTCAACCACAGCTCCACGGTCATTTTTGACCTGAGACAT GGCTTGGTTTGCTATAAACCTGACAACCAGGACAGCTGCTTTCTTCGCCGGATGGAGAGCTGGGATTTTGAGAACATGCAGTCTCAACTGAACGAGTCAGAGCAGCTG GTCCGTCAGGTCTGGGTGGTGGGAAATCAGACTGAAAAACATACTGAGTTTTTGGGAGTGATGCCTGGCAGTCGTGTCGAAGCTTCAAGTCTTCAAGAACCTCTTCAGTCGCTCTGTGAACAGGCCTCTGTCTACTGGACTAGAAGATCTGAAG GTCCCGGAAAACAAAGACTTATTTACTTCTGCATCGACATCTGCTTCCCCAGCAACATTTGCGTTTCCGTGTGTTTCTACTACTTGCCAGAGTGA
- the bricd5 gene encoding BRICHOS domain-containing protein 5 isoform X3 has product MVRCWKHSEAALEEPQRMCDPTSSSRVPHKVLWLSLAVMLLIVIIALGVTAHLGLQHRTQSSMQVFRIPDHTSDLISQSTVIDKNNNVVTYSVTSHVNHSSTVIFDLRHGLVCYKPDNQDSCFLRRMESWDFENMQSQLNESEQLVRQVWVVGNQTEKHTEFLGVMPGSRVEASSLQEPLQSLCEQASVYWTRRSEGPGKQRLIYFCIDICFPSNICVSVCFYYLPE; this is encoded by the exons ATGGTGAGGTGCTGGAAGCATTCTGAAGCCGCTCTGGAGGAGCCACAGCGCATG TGTGATCCCACGAGCTCCTCCAGGGTTCCTCACAAAGTGCTGTGGTTGAGTCTGGCTGTCATGCTGCTCATTGTTATCATTGCTCTTGGTGTCACAGCACATCTAGGGCTTCAGCACAGGACACAA TCTTCAATGCAGGTCTTCAGAATCCCTGACCACACAAGTGACTTGATCAGTCAGTCCACTGTTATCGACAAGAATAACAACGTAGTGACCTATTCTGTGACTTCTCATGTCAACCACAGCTCCACGGTCATTTTTGACCTGAGACAT GGCTTGGTTTGCTATAAACCTGACAACCAGGACAGCTGCTTTCTTCGCCGGATGGAGAGCTGGGATTTTGAGAACATGCAGTCTCAACTGAACGAGTCAGAGCAGCTG GTCCGTCAGGTCTGGGTGGTGGGAAATCAGACTGAAAAACATACTGAGTTTTTGGGAGTGATGCCTGGCAGTCGTGTCGAAGCTTCAAGTCTTCAAGAACCTCTTCAGTCGCTCTGTGAACAGGCCTCTGTCTACTGGACTAGAAGATCTGAAG GTCCCGGAAAACAAAGACTTATTTACTTCTGCATCGACATCTGCTTCCCCAGCAACATTTGCGTTTCCGTGTGTTTCTACTACTTGCCAGAGTGA
- the bricd5 gene encoding BRICHOS domain-containing protein 5 isoform X2, whose translation MVRCWKHSEAALEEPQRMCDPTSSSRVPHKVLWLSLAVMLLIVIIALGVTAHLGLQHRTQSSMQVFRIPDHTSDLISQSTVIDKNNNVVTYSVTSHVNHSSTVIFDLRHGLVCYKPDNQDSCFLRRMESWDFENMQSQLNESEQLVKRLQPVEFAVIVLQLKCFVVRQVWVVGNQTEKHTEFLGVMPGSRVEASSLQEPLQSLCEQASVYWTRRSEGPGKQRLIYFCIDICFPSNICVSVCFYYLPE comes from the exons ATGGTGAGGTGCTGGAAGCATTCTGAAGCCGCTCTGGAGGAGCCACAGCGCATG TGTGATCCCACGAGCTCCTCCAGGGTTCCTCACAAAGTGCTGTGGTTGAGTCTGGCTGTCATGCTGCTCATTGTTATCATTGCTCTTGGTGTCACAGCACATCTAGGGCTTCAGCACAGGACACAA TCTTCAATGCAGGTCTTCAGAATCCCTGACCACACAAGTGACTTGATCAGTCAGTCCACTGTTATCGACAAGAATAACAACGTAGTGACCTATTCTGTGACTTCTCATGTCAACCACAGCTCCACGGTCATTTTTGACCTGAGACAT GGCTTGGTTTGCTATAAACCTGACAACCAGGACAGCTGCTTTCTTCGCCGGATGGAGAGCTGGGATTTTGAGAACATGCAGTCTCAACTGAACGAGTCAGAGCAGCTGGTAAAAAGACTTCAGCCTGTTGAGTTTGCTGTAATTGTGCTTCAGCTGAAGTGTTTTGTG GTCCGTCAGGTCTGGGTGGTGGGAAATCAGACTGAAAAACATACTGAGTTTTTGGGAGTGATGCCTGGCAGTCGTGTCGAAGCTTCAAGTCTTCAAGAACCTCTTCAGTCGCTCTGTGAACAGGCCTCTGTCTACTGGACTAGAAGATCTGAAG GTCCCGGAAAACAAAGACTTATTTACTTCTGCATCGACATCTGCTTCCCCAGCAACATTTGCGTTTCCGTGTGTTTCTACTACTTGCCAGAGTGA